A region of Leucoraja erinacea ecotype New England chromosome 43, Leri_hhj_1, whole genome shotgun sequence DNA encodes the following proteins:
- the LOC129714868 gene encoding tumor necrosis factor receptor superfamily member 16-like: MDFIDSGLAANQGQDTEPLFPDKNVSLGRRAEGAAFPGTVEPPYSTAMGAVNFTDYDTGRDIIPVYCSLLAAIIVGLVIYVTVKCWSTCKQKQQLAKARAGELDGGGEGEKLHSDSGVFVDTHSLHEPQTAKAARIDPGLYSKLPVQKRQEVERLLVGQAGGTVRGDWRSLAHLLGYEEERVATIGRGEDPPHTLLSDWSSRADATVDLLCKALARMEREDIVERLKPEPAVTSMV; this comes from the exons ACAAGAATGTGTCGCTGGGGCGGAGAGCAGAGGGCGCCGCCTTCCCCGGCACGGTGGAGCCCCCGTACAGCACGGCCATGGGGGCGGTGAACTTCACCGATTACGACACGGGCCGCGACATCATCCCCGTCTACTGCTCGCTGCTGGCCGCCATCATCGTCGGGCTGGTCATCTACGTGACTGTGAAATG CTGGAGCACCTGCAAGCAGAAGCAGCAACTGGCCAAGGCGCGGGCGGGCGAGCTGGACGGAGGCGGTGAAGGGGAGAAGCTCCACAGTGACAGCGGGGTGTTTGTCGACACGCACAGCCTCCACGAGCCGCAGACGGCCAAAG CTGCCCGCATTGACCCCGGCCTCTACAGCAAGTTGCCGGTGCAGAAGCGGCAGGAGGTGGAACGCCTGCTGGTCGGGCAGGCTGGCGGGACGGTGCGCGGCGATTGGCGCAGCCTGGCGCACCTGCTGGGCTACGAGGAGGAGCGCGTGGCCACCATCGGCCGCGGTGAGGACCCGCCGCACACCCTGCTCTCCGACTGGTCGTCCCGGGCAGATGCCACCGTGGATCTGCTCTGCAAGGCCCTGGCCCGGATGGAGAGGGAGGACATCGTGGAACGTCTAAAGCCAGAGCCTGCTGTCACCTCCATGGTGTGA